The Streptomyces sp. NBC_01268 genome segment TTGCGCAGCAGCGCGTCGACGTCGGTGCCGGCGAGGGGCGAGAGCCCGTGCAGCCGGCGTACGACGAGGTCCTGTTCGGCGACCTCGATCGGTTCGGCGATGCGTACGGCGGAGCTTCCGGTGTGCTGCTGCACGGGGAGCCGGGCGGCGGCGCGGAAGAGGCGGGCGTTGTGGTTGGCGCCGCGCCCGTCGGGCCGCCGCTCGGCGACGGCGTGCAGCACCTGGACGTCGGCGCCGTGCGCGGCGGCGACCAGCCGGGCCACGTTGTGCAGCGCGCCCGACGAGCGGGCGGCGGCGGCGAGTTCGGGCAGGGCGCTGTCGCGGCCGACGACGCCCTGCTGGCATTCGACGGTGAGCAGCACGGCGCCGTCGGGGGCCAGCTGTTCCCTGAGTTGTTCCGCGTGTCCCACGGTCTCCTCCTCGGTCGTCGCCGCCGTTGCGGTCCTGTCGGCCCCGGCGCACTCCTTGCCACCGGGCGCCGGACCCCCCATGATTTCTGACACCTCGTCAGAAATCCAGAAGGGTGCGGACGATGACCGTCGCACAGCGCCGTGGACGCCGGATCATGATGACCCCGGCCGAGCTCGACACCTTCCTCACGGAACAGCGCACCTGCCGGGTCGCGACCGTGTCGGCCGACGGGCGGCCGCACGTCAGCGCCCTCTGGTTCGCCTGGGACGGCACCTCGCTGTGGCTGTACTCCCTGACCCGCAGCCGCCGTTGGGCCGAACTGCGCGCCCGGCCCCGGATCGCCGTCGTGGTGGACGACGGCGTGGAGTACGGGGAGCTGCGCGGGGTGGAGCTGTCGGGCACCGTGGAGTTCGTGGGCGAGGCGCCGCGCACCGGCAAGCCGTGCGCGGAACTGGAGACCGTCGAACGCCTCTTCGCGGCGAAGAACTTCGGACTGGACGCCATGCCGCACGACGGGCGGCACGCCTGGATGCGCCTGACTCCGGAGGCCGTCGCGTCCTGGGACTTCCGCAAGATGGGGTAGCTCCGGCGACGGCCCTCAGTCGCCCAGCGGCGCGCCCGCCTCCCGCAGCGCCTCGACCACCGCGCGGATGGACGGCCGGCGCCCGGCGTCGGTGCGCCAGGTCGCGTAGATGTGCCGCCGTACGGGCTGGCGCACCGGCACGAAGGCGACCCCGTCCATGACCGGGGGCCGGCCGAGCCGGGGCGCGACGCAGATGCCCAGCCCGGCGGCGACCAGGGCGAGCTGGGTGTGGTGGTCCCCGGCGACGTGGGCGATCCGGGGCTCGACGCCCTTGGACCGGAGTGTGAACATGAGCCAGTCGTGGCAGAACTCGCCGGCGGGCCAGGACACCCATTCCTCGTCGGCGAAGTCCTCCAGATCCACCGCCGCCCGCCCGGCGAGCGGGTGGTCGGCGGGCAGAGCCACGTCGGCGGAGTCGTCGAGCAGCCTGGCCCGTTCGAGACCGGCCGGGACGGGCGCCCGCTTGTTGTTCCAGTCCAGGACCACGGCGAGGTCGCTGTCCCCGCGCAGCACCTCGCGCACGCCCAGGTCGGGCTCCAGCTCGGCGGTGTGGACGCGCAGTTCGGGGTGGGCGGCGCGCAGGGCGCGGATCGCGGTGGGGAACAGCCCCCGCATCGCCGTCGGGAAGGCCGCGATGCGCACCTCGCCGACCACCTGCCCGCGCTGCGCCTCGATGTCCGCCTGGGCGAGCTGGACCTGGGAGAGGATGCGCGAGGCGTGCTCGGCGAGGAGCAGTCCGGCGTCGGTGAGCCGCACCCCGCGCCCGTTCTTCGCGAGGAGCTGCTGGCCGACCTCCCGCTCCAGTTTCGACAGCTGCTGGGAGACGGCCGAGGTGGTGACGTGCAGTCCTTCGGCGGCACCGCTGACGGAGCCGTGCCGGGCGACGGCGTCCAGGGTGCGCAGGCGCTCCAGATTCCACATGTAAGCAATGCTACGACGACGACTCCAGGAATTCTCGCTTGTACTAAGAGATGGGGTCGGTCACCCTGAACGGCATGAGCAGCCCCGCCCTCCCGT includes the following:
- a CDS encoding cysteine hydrolase, with protein sequence MGHAEQLREQLAPDGAVLLTVECQQGVVGRDSALPELAAAARSSGALHNVARLVAAAHGADVQVLHAVAERRPDGRGANHNARLFRAAARLPVQQHTGSSAVRIAEPIEVAEQDLVVRRLHGLSPLAGTDVDALLRNLGCRTLVVTGVSANVAVPNAVFDAVNLGYTVVVPGDAIAGVPADYTPAVIRNTLALVATIATTDEVLGCWKAPRRAPAPRSGPGGVSRA
- a CDS encoding LysR family transcriptional regulator, with protein sequence MWNLERLRTLDAVARHGSVSGAAEGLHVTTSAVSQQLSKLEREVGQQLLAKNGRGVRLTDAGLLLAEHASRILSQVQLAQADIEAQRGQVVGEVRIAAFPTAMRGLFPTAIRALRAAHPELRVHTAELEPDLGVREVLRGDSDLAVVLDWNNKRAPVPAGLERARLLDDSADVALPADHPLAGRAAVDLEDFADEEWVSWPAGEFCHDWLMFTLRSKGVEPRIAHVAGDHHTQLALVAAGLGICVAPRLGRPPVMDGVAFVPVRQPVRRHIYATWRTDAGRRPSIRAVVEALREAGAPLGD
- a CDS encoding pyridoxamine 5'-phosphate oxidase family protein — protein: MTVAQRRGRRIMMTPAELDTFLTEQRTCRVATVSADGRPHVSALWFAWDGTSLWLYSLTRSRRWAELRARPRIAVVVDDGVEYGELRGVELSGTVEFVGEAPRTGKPCAELETVERLFAAKNFGLDAMPHDGRHAWMRLTPEAVASWDFRKMG